A genome region from Tolypothrix sp. PCC 7712 includes the following:
- a CDS encoding glycosyltransferase, producing the protein MKINSQELSKLENLIDDLPEVYQSIYLHGELIREGVRANDFERLEVIRNYIKPKQTILDIGSNVGFFTINLAKLFPQNVFISIEKQYPYARLQQALIKLEGVNNVILIHSEVTTEWLYKATQACVYFDVTLLLSVLHHIPDAENFLTELNEISKSFIIELPHPDESRVCGKDILKKQLTLEKISQFKPVFIKMSYEAATHCDTDLKRSFYYADSPNYARESIFPYIGYPLQPRNYFLKTDAEGLIIHKSHLNQDIRTVPGVLLSDVAQIGEILVPNYETCNQKIEAEFDRLEKLDNVADIRPWNILLTAEGLQFIDYQYTQDLDNHLKFSKNRDLDFIKNYFNLIFNVHTQPQIIIDGVFFQLYKTGIARVWRSLLEEWANTEFTNHILVLNRANTAPKINGIRYLTIPPYDYNNTAADKKMLQHICDEQEAKLFISTYYTSPITTPSVFMAYDMIPEVMGWDLNHPMWKEKHQAIQNASGYISISENTAHDLARYFDNIALESVTVAHCGVSNTFSPAQAELVNAFQNKYGIHKPYFLVVGGGSGYKNSILFFRAFSQLTTSHGFDIISTGAGSMLEPEYRAYTSGSAIHTLQLSDEELAIAYSGAVALVYPSKYEGFGMPVVEAMACGCPVITCPNASIPEVAGDAVIYVQEDDVDALANAMCEVQKPIVRNALITAGLAQAQKFSWTKMAGTVSKALIDATLLSLNLKDINLIIFPDWSQSEEELGLELQEIIQALATHPESEKISLLIYTANITTEDAEIFLSSVAMNLLMEDLDITDTINISLIDKLGDIQWRYLLPLIDGRIILINEDETALAEARVTEIPIYQLDSAIKNIQATFPRLSLTTD; encoded by the coding sequence ATGAAAATTAACTCACAAGAACTATCAAAATTAGAAAACTTAATAGATGATTTACCTGAAGTCTATCAATCTATCTATTTGCATGGAGAATTAATTAGAGAAGGAGTTAGAGCTAACGATTTTGAAAGGTTAGAAGTCATTAGAAATTATATTAAACCCAAACAAACTATTCTCGATATTGGGTCTAATGTAGGATTTTTTACTATTAACTTAGCTAAATTATTTCCTCAAAATGTTTTTATAAGTATTGAAAAACAATATCCTTATGCACGTTTGCAACAGGCATTAATTAAATTAGAAGGTGTCAATAATGTAATTTTAATTCACTCTGAAGTCACGACAGAATGGTTATATAAAGCTACCCAAGCATGTGTTTACTTTGATGTAACTCTTTTGTTATCAGTTTTACATCATATTCCAGATGCAGAAAATTTTCTAACAGAATTAAATGAAATTTCTAAATCTTTTATTATTGAACTTCCTCACCCTGATGAGTCAAGAGTTTGTGGTAAGGATATATTGAAAAAACAACTTACTTTAGAAAAAATTAGTCAATTTAAACCTGTTTTTATCAAAATGTCTTATGAAGCTGCAACCCATTGTGATACTGATTTAAAACGTTCATTTTATTATGCTGATTCTCCTAATTATGCCAGAGAATCTATTTTTCCCTATATAGGTTATCCTTTACAACCTCGTAATTATTTTCTAAAAACTGATGCAGAAGGATTAATAATTCACAAATCACATCTTAATCAAGATATTAGAACTGTTCCGGGCGTACTTCTATCTGATGTTGCTCAAATTGGAGAGATTTTAGTACCTAATTATGAAACTTGTAATCAGAAAATTGAGGCTGAATTTGATAGGCTGGAAAAGCTAGATAATGTTGCTGATATTCGACCTTGGAATATTTTATTAACAGCAGAAGGCTTACAGTTTATAGATTACCAATATACTCAAGATTTAGATAACCACCTAAAATTTAGTAAAAATAGAGATTTAGATTTCATTAAAAATTATTTCAACTTAATTTTTAATGTCCATACTCAACCACAAATTATCATTGACGGAGTCTTTTTCCAATTATATAAAACAGGAATAGCTAGAGTTTGGCGATCGCTACTAGAAGAATGGGCAAACACTGAATTTACAAATCATATTTTAGTCTTAAATAGAGCCAACACTGCACCAAAAATTAATGGTATCCGTTATCTGACAATTCCCCCATACGACTATAACAATACCGCAGCTGATAAAAAGATGCTTCAACACATCTGTGATGAACAAGAAGCAAAATTATTTATTTCTACTTACTATACTTCTCCAATTACAACGCCTTCTGTATTCATGGCTTATGACATGATTCCAGAAGTGATGGGATGGGATTTAAATCATCCTATGTGGAAAGAAAAGCATCAAGCGATTCAAAACGCCTCAGGATATATATCTATTTCTGAAAATACAGCCCATGACTTAGCTAGATATTTCGATAATATAGCTTTAGAATCTGTCACTGTAGCTCATTGTGGGGTTAGCAATACTTTTTCACCAGCCCAAGCAGAATTAGTCAATGCTTTCCAAAATAAATACGGTATTCATAAACCTTACTTCTTAGTAGTTGGTGGTGGTAGCGGTTATAAAAATAGTATTTTATTCTTCCGTGCTTTTTCACAACTTACTACTAGCCACGGATTCGATATTATTTCTACTGGCGCTGGTAGTATGTTAGAGCCAGAATATAGAGCTTATACTTCAGGTAGCGCTATTCATACACTACAACTTAGTGATGAAGAATTAGCTATAGCTTACTCTGGTGCAGTGGCATTAGTTTATCCTTCTAAATATGAAGGTTTTGGAATGCCTGTAGTTGAAGCAATGGCTTGTGGTTGTCCTGTTATCACCTGTCCTAATGCTTCTATTCCTGAAGTAGCAGGAGATGCAGTTATTTATGTTCAAGAGGATGATGTTGATGCATTGGCAAATGCTATGTGCGAAGTACAAAAGCCTATAGTACGTAATGCCTTAATTACAGCAGGTTTAGCGCAGGCTCAAAAGTTCTCCTGGACAAAGATGGCTGGAACAGTTAGCAAGGCGCTAATTGATGCAACTTTGTTATCCTTAAATTTAAAAGATATTAATCTCATCATCTTTCCCGATTGGTCACAATCAGAAGAAGAACTCGGTTTAGAGTTACAAGAAATAATTCAAGCTTTAGCAACTCATCCTGAAAGTGAAAAGATTAGCTTGTTGATTTATACAGCTAATATAACTACTGAAGATGCAGAAATATTTTTATCTAGTGTCGCCATGAATCTTTTGATGGAAGATTTAGATATTACTGATACCATAAATATTTCTTTAATAGATAAGTTGGGGGATATACAATGGCGATATCTGTTACCTCTGATCGATGGTCGAATAATTCTGATTAATGAAGATGAGACAGCTTTAGCAGAAGCACGAGTAACCGAGATACCAATCTATCAATTAGATAGCGCGATAAAAAATATCCAAGCTACTTTCCCACGCTTAAGTTTAACTACTGACTAA